In Pelodiscus sinensis isolate JC-2024 chromosome 2, ASM4963464v1, whole genome shotgun sequence, the following proteins share a genomic window:
- the BET1 gene encoding BET1 homolog: MRRAGLGEGAAAGNYGYTNSGYSVHEEENERLTESLRTKVSAIKSLSIEIGTEVKNHNKMLSDMDSDFDSTGGLLGATIGRLKTLSRGSQTKLLCYMMLFALFVFFVIYWIIKLR, from the exons ATGAGGCGCGCCGGGCTGG gtGAAGGAGCAGCTGCTGGTAACTATGGCTATACCAATAGTGGGTATAGTGTACACGAGGAAGAAAATGAAAGGTTAACTGAAAGTCTACGTACAAAAGTCAGTGCCATAAAATCA CTTTCCATTGAAATTGGAACAGAAGTGAAAAATCACAATAAAATGTTATCGGACATG GACTCTGACTTTGATTCTACGGGTGGACTTCTAGGTGCCACTATAGGCAGACTGAAAACACTTTCCAGAGGGAGCCAGACAAAACTATTGTGCTACATGATGCTCTTTGCATTGTTTGTCTTTTTTGTAATTTACTGGATTATTAAACTGAGATGA